In one Tripterygium wilfordii isolate XIE 37 chromosome 22, ASM1340144v1, whole genome shotgun sequence genomic region, the following are encoded:
- the LOC119990818 gene encoding lipase-like PAD4: MKRKAETSLTMGIETSPFESSEMLASFLASTPLLEESWRLCDRANASPGQAFLIEQVGSRVYVAFSGVQYLIQGSDPSFGNLVSLDGVSEDFLAPLHYRNEGEEPVMVHAGLLHLFISSYQAFKTQMSTIREKCKSIVITGHSIGGGTASLAALWLLSLLQSESSSLPVLCITFGSPLLGNESLSRAIARERWGGNFCHAVSKHDLMPRLLFAPVASITSQLHCLLQFWHLSMHSPQYRQLADQLSGGVAPQIFENVLTYLGRLTQAGGSLKSVFSPFGNYFFCSEEGAICIENAASVIKMMQLMLVTSSPICSIEDHLKYGDYVSKISLQILNKTNFMQGDLPKSSDEAGVALALQSAGILNQEPIASPAKDCLKMARQMGLTPSLNCAKLAIKLSKINPYRAEIEWYKACCDSSDDQLGYYDSFKLRRASKRDSKVNMNRHKLAQFWDHVIRMLDNNQLPHDFHRHRKWVNGSQFYMLLVEPLDIAEYYRTRKHHVKGHYIDHGRERRYKIFDSWWKNRKVTDEENSQRSRFASATQDTCFWAKVEQARDRLDNVRSEHDPRKRAALWDSIDRFEMYARGLVERKEVSIDVLAKNSSYTLWTEDYKRLKSQMRQLPPPFPSLMDVEVVPFLDDNK, from the exons atgaaaagaaaagcagaGACCAGTCTAACAATGGGCATTGAAACTTCACC GTTTGAGAGCAGTGAGATGCTTGCGAGTTTTCTAGCCTCGACGCCGCTGTTAGAGGAGTCATGGAGGCTATGCGATCGTGCCAACGCGAGTCCGGGGCAAGCTTTTTTGATAGAACAGGTCGGGAGCAGAGTTTATGTTGCCTTTTCTGGTGTGCAGTATTTGATTCAGGGTTCAGATCCGAGTTTCGGTAACTTGGTTTCGCTGGATGGTGTGAGTGAGGACTTTTTAGCTCCATTGCATTACCGGAATGAAGGGGAGGAACCGGTGATGGTTCACGCTGGCTTGTTGCATCTCTTCATCTCCTCCTACCAAGCTTTCAAAACCCAG ATGTCGACCATACGGGAGAAATGCAAGTCAATTGTCATCACAGGCCATTCCATTGGAGGAGGAACAGCCTCTCTTGCTGCTCTATGGCTACTTTCATTGCTCCAATCAGAGTCTTCATCCCTCCCAGTATTATGCATAACCTTTGGCTCTCCACTGCTAGGTAATGAGTCTCTTTCTCGTGCCATTGCTCGAGAAAGATGGGGTGGAAACTTCTGTCATGCTGTCTCAAAACATGACCTAATGCCAAGGCTTCTATTTGCTCCAGTAGCTTCTATCACCTCTCAGTTACATTGCTTGTTACAATTCTGGCACTTGTCGATGCATTCTCCACAATATAGGCAACTAGCAGACCAATTAAGCGGTGGAGTTGCtccccaaatttttgaaaatgtaTTGACCTACTTGGGACGGTTAACACAAGCTGGAGGATCATTGAAAAGCGTGTTCTCGCCATTTGGGAACTACTTTTTCTGTTCTGAAGAGGGTGCAATATGCATCGAAAATGCAGCATCTGTTATCAAGATGATGCAATTAATGTTGGTCACAAGTTCTCCTATATGTAGCATTGAGGATCATCTTAAATATGGAGATTATGTCAGTAAAATTTCTTTGCAGATCTTGAATAAGACAAACTTCATGCAAGGCGACCTCCCTAAGTCGAGCGATGAAGCAGGGGTTGCATTGGCATTGCAGTCAGCAGGGATACTTAACCAG GAACCAATTGCAAGTCCAGCAAAGGATTGCCTCAAGATGGCGAGGCAAATGGGTCTCACACCAAGTTTGAACTGTGCAAAGTTAGCCATTAAATTGTCGAAAATAAATCCTTATCGAGCTGAGATAGAATGGTACAAAGCATGTTGTGATTCATCCGACGATCAACTAGGTTACTACGATTCCTTCAAGCTAAGGCGTGCCTCAAAAAGGGACTCAAAAGTCAATATGAACAGGCACAAGCTGGCTCAGTTTTGGGACCATGTAATCCGCATGTTGGATAATAATCAACTGCCTCATGATTTTCACAGGCACCGAAAATGGGTAAATGGTTCTCAGTTCTATATGCTCCTGGTTGAGCCATTGGATATTGCAGAATATTATCGAACACGAAAGCATCATGTAAAGGGGCATTACATTGATCATGGAAGGGAGAGGAGGTATAAGATTTTCGACAGTTGGTGGAAAAATAGAAAGGTGACAGATGAAGAAAACAGCCAGAGGAGTCGGTTTGCCAGCGCGACTCAGGACACATGCTTTTGGGCAAAGGTGGAACAAGCCAGAGACAGGCTTGACAATGTCAGAAGTGAGCATGATCCAAGGAAGCGGGCTGCACTCTGGGATTCTATCGATCGCTTTGAAATGTACGCAAGGGGATTGGTCGAAAGGAAGGAGGTTTCTATCGATGTTCTAGCAAAGAATTCAAGCTACACTTTGTGGACGGAAGATTATAAAAGATTGAAATCCCAGATGCGTCAACTGCCTCCCCCGTTTCCAAGCTTGATGGATGTGGAAGTCGTTCCGTTCTTGGATGATAACAAGTAG
- the LOC119992032 gene encoding lipase-like PAD4 yields the protein MGVGWCSFESSEMFASFLASTPLLEESWRLCDRANASLGQAFVIEQVGSRVYVAFSGVQYLIQGLDPSFGNLVSLDSVSEDFLAPLHYRNEGEEPVMVHAGLLHLFLSSYPTFKTQMSTIREKSKSIVITGHSIGGGTASLAALWLLSLLQSESSSLSVLCITFGSPLLGNESLSRALARERWGGNFYHAVSKHDLMPRLLFAPLASITSQLHCLLQFWHLSMQSPQYRQLADQLNSGVAPQIFDNVLAYLGWLTQAGGSLKSLCSPFGNFFFCSEEGAICVENAASVIKMMHLMLVTSSPICSIEDHLKYGDYVGKISLQFLNKTNFMQGDLPKSSYEAGVALALQSAGMLNQEPVASRAKDCLKMARQRGTPSLNCANLAIKLSKIDPYRVEIEWYKAYCDSSDDQLGYYDSFKLRRASKRDSKVNMNRHKLAQFWDNIIRMLDKNQLPHDFHRHRKWVYASQFYMLLVEPLDIAEYYRTRMHHVKGHYIDHGRERRYKIFDSWWKNRKVTDEENSQRSRFASATQDTCFWAKVEEARDWLDNVRSERDPRKLAVLWDSIDRFERYAMGLVERMEVSMDVLGKNSSFTLWMEDYKRLKSQMSQLRWRKLKISCSFAIRLKHASHKLFLKVDSTSRKKEIGATGCSG from the exons ATGGGGGTTGGGTGGTGCAGCTTTGAGAGCAGTGAAATGTTTGCGAGTTTTCTAGCATCGACGCCGCTGTTAGAGGAGTCATGGAGGCTATGTGATCGTGCCAATGCGAGTCTGGGGCAAGCTTTTGTGATAGAACAGGTCGGGAGCAGAGTTTATGTTGCCTTTTCTGGTGTGCAGTATTTGATTCAGGGTTTAGATCCGAGTTTCGGCAActtggtttcgctggatagtgtGAGTGAGGACTTTTTAGCTCCATTGCATTACCGGAATGAAGGGGAGGAACCTGTGATGGTTCACGCTGGGTTGTTGCATCTCTTCCTCTCCTCCTACCCAACTTTCAAAACTCAG ATGTCGACCATACGAGAGAAAAGCAAATCCATTGTCATCACAGGCCATTCCATTGGAGGAGGAACAGCCTCTCTTGCTGCTCTATGGCTACTTTCATTGCTCCAATCAGAGTCTTCATCCCTCTCAGTATTATGCATCACCTTTGGCTCTCCACTGCTAGGTAACGAGTCTCTTTCTCGTGCCCTTGCTCGAGAAAGATGGGGTGGGAACTTCTATCATGCTGTCTCAAAACATGACCTAATGCCAAGACTTCTGTTTGCTCCATTAGCTTCTATCACCTCTCAGTTACATTGTTTGTTACAATTCTGGCACTTGTCGATGCAATCTCCGCAATATAGGCAACTTGCAGACCAATTAAACAGTGGAGTTGCTCCCCAAATTTTTGACAATGTATTGGCCTACTTGGGATGGTTAACACAAGCTGGGGGATCATTGAAAAGCTTGTGCTCGCCATTTGGGAACTTCTTTTTCTGTTCTGAAGAGGGTGCAATATGCGTAGAAAATGCAGCATCTGTTATCAAGATGATGCACTTAATGTTGGTCACAAGTTCTCCTATATGTAGCATTGAGGATCATCTTAAATATGGAGATTATGTCGGTAAAATTTCTTTGCAGTTCTTGAATAAGACGAACTTCATGCAAGGCGACCTCCCTAAGTCGAGCTACGAAGCAGGGGTTGCATTGGCATTACAGTCAGCAGGGATGCTTAACCAG GAACCAGTTGCAAGTCGAGCAAAGGATTGCCTGAAGATGGCGAGGCAAAGGGGTACGCCAAGTCTGAACTGTGCAAACTTGGCCATTAAATTGTCCAAAATAGATCCTTATCGAGTTGAGATAGAATGGTACAAAGCATATTGTGATTCGTCCGACGATCAACTAGGTTACTACGATTCCTTCAAGCTAAGGCGTGCCTCAAAAAGGGACTCAAAAGTCAATATGAACAGGCACAAGCTTGCTCAGTTTTGGGACAATATAATCCGCATGTTGGATAAAAATCAACTGCCTCATGATTTTCACAGGCACCGAAAATGGGTATATGCTTCTCAGTTCTATATGCTCCTGGTTGAGCCATTGGATATTGCAGAATATTATCGAACGCGAATGCATCATGTAAAGGGGCATTACATTGATCATGGAAGGGAGAGGAGGTATAAGATTTTCGACAGTTGGTGGAAAAACAGAAAGGTGACAGATGAAGAAAACAGCCAGAGGAGTAGGTTTGCCAGCGCGACTCAGGACACATGCTTTTGGGCAAAGGTGGAAGAAGCTAGAGACTGGCTTGACAATGTCAGAAGTGAGCGTGATCCAAGGAAGCTGGCTGTACTCTGGGATTCTATCGATCGCTTTGAAAGGTATGCAATGGGATTGGTCGAAAGGATGGAGGTTTCTATGGATGTTCTCGGGAAGAATTCAAGCTTCACTTTGTGGATGGAAGATTATAAAAGATTGAAATCCCAGATGAGTCAACTGCGTTGGAGAAAATTGAAGATATCGTGTTCATTTGCAATTCGTCTGAAGCACGCAAGCCACAAGCTGTTCTTAAAGGTAGATTCCACCTCTCGGAAAAAAGAAATCGGTGCAACAGGCTGTAGTGGCTAA
- the LOC119992034 gene encoding ultraviolet-B receptor UVR8-like isoform X1 produces MAKDGGSASEVTGRAPGVLLVSAGASHSVALLTGDIVCSWGRGEDGQLGHGDAEDRLSPTKLSALDGHEIVSITCGADHSTAFSESRLEVYSWGWGDFGRLGHGNSSDLFIPQPIETLCGVRIKQIACGDSHCLAVTMEGEVLSWGRNQNGQLGLCTTEDSLVPQKIQVFQGIPIKMVAAGAEHTAAITEDGVLYGWGWGRYGNLGLGDRNDRLVPEKVSTVNGERMVMVACGWRHTVSVSSSGGLYTYGWSKYGQLGHGDFEDHLVPHKLEALRGSFISQIAGGWRHTMALTADGKLYGWGWNKFGQVGVGDNVDHCSPVHVTFPHEQKIVQVSCGWRHTLAITVRQNVFSWGRGINGQLGHGESVDRNTPKMIDALSFDGSSGQHIESSALDLSTGKTSVSPSDRYAVVPDETGQTFNSVRGKGNEASVPEGDVK; encoded by the exons ATGGCGAAGGACGGAGGGAGTGCGAGTGAAGTCACCGGTCGAGCTCCTGGTGTTCTTCTCGTCTCCGCTGGTGCTAGCCATTCGGTTGCTCTTCTCA CTGGGGACATTGTTTGCTCATGGGGACGAGGAGAGGATGGACAGTTAGGTCATGGAGATGCGGAGGATCGGCTTTCTCCTACAAAATTGAGTGCATTAGATGGCCATGAAATAGTATCGATAACGTGTGGAGCTGATCATTCAACTGCATTTTCTGAATCACGTTTGGAAGTTTATAGCTGGGGATG GGGTGATTTTGGGAGGTTGGGACATGGTAACTCTAGTGATTTGTTTATCCCCCAACCAATTGAAACATTGTGTGGTGTGAGAATCAAGCAAATTGCTTGCGGGGACAGCCACTGTTTAGCCGTGACTATGGAAGGCGAGGTGCTGAG TTGGGGCCGGAATCAAAATggtcaacttggtctatgcacCACAGAAGACTCTCTTGTTCCACAAAAGATTCAAGTTTTCCAG GGCATACCAATCAAAATGGTTGCTGCTGGTGCTGAACATACAGCAGCAATTACAGAGGATGGAGTGCTCTATGGGTGGGGCTGGGGCCGATACGGAAACTTAGGCTTAGGTGACAGAAATGATCGTTTAGTTCCTGAGAAAGTTTCCACAGTCAAT GGTGAGAGGATGGTTATGGTTGCCTGTGGATGGCGGCACACAGTATCTGTCTCATCATCTGGAGGTTTATACACTTATGGCTGGAGCAAATATGGTCAATTAGGACATGGGGACTTTGAGGATCACCTTGTTCCTCATAAGTTGGAAGCGTTGCGTGGAAGTTTCATTTCACAG ATAGCTGGTGGTTGGAGACACACAATGGCACTTACTGCTGATGGAAAACTCTATGGCTGGGGTTGGAATAAG TTCGGACAGGTTGGAGTTGGTGACAATGTCGATCATTGTTCTCCTGTTCACGTGACGTTTCCCCATGAGCAG AAAATTGTTCAAGTATCATGTGGATGGAGACACACACTTGCTATTACCGTACGACAAAATGTATTCTCTTGGGGAAGGGGTATAAATGGACAGCTTGGGCATGGGGAATCTGTTGACCG AAATACTCCTAAGATGATTGATGCACTGAGTTTTGATGGATCTAGTGGACAGCATATAGAGTCCTCAGCACTTGATCTGTCAACAG GTAAAACCTCAGTCTCCCCATCAGATAGATATGCTGTTGTTCCTGATGAAACT GGCCAAACATTCAATTCAGTCAGAGGCAAAGGGAATGAAGCAAGCGTTCCTGAAGGTGATGTCAAATGA
- the LOC119992034 gene encoding ultraviolet-B receptor UVR8-like isoform X2: MAYQVTLRCTTMALGDFGRLGHGNSSDLFIPQPIETLCGVRIKQIACGDSHCLAVTMEGEVLSWGRNQNGQLGLCTTEDSLVPQKIQVFQGIPIKMVAAGAEHTAAITEDGVLYGWGWGRYGNLGLGDRNDRLVPEKVSTVNGERMVMVACGWRHTVSVSSSGGLYTYGWSKYGQLGHGDFEDHLVPHKLEALRGSFISQIAGGWRHTMALTADGKLYGWGWNKFGQVGVGDNVDHCSPVHVTFPHEQKIVQVSCGWRHTLAITVRQNVFSWGRGINGQLGHGESVDRNTPKMIDALSFDGSSGQHIESSALDLSTGKTSVSPSDRYAVVPDETGQTFNSVRGKGNEASVPEGDVK, translated from the exons ATGGCCTATCAAGTAACACTTAGATGCACGACAATGGCTTT GGGTGATTTTGGGAGGTTGGGACATGGTAACTCTAGTGATTTGTTTATCCCCCAACCAATTGAAACATTGTGTGGTGTGAGAATCAAGCAAATTGCTTGCGGGGACAGCCACTGTTTAGCCGTGACTATGGAAGGCGAGGTGCTGAG TTGGGGCCGGAATCAAAATggtcaacttggtctatgcacCACAGAAGACTCTCTTGTTCCACAAAAGATTCAAGTTTTCCAG GGCATACCAATCAAAATGGTTGCTGCTGGTGCTGAACATACAGCAGCAATTACAGAGGATGGAGTGCTCTATGGGTGGGGCTGGGGCCGATACGGAAACTTAGGCTTAGGTGACAGAAATGATCGTTTAGTTCCTGAGAAAGTTTCCACAGTCAAT GGTGAGAGGATGGTTATGGTTGCCTGTGGATGGCGGCACACAGTATCTGTCTCATCATCTGGAGGTTTATACACTTATGGCTGGAGCAAATATGGTCAATTAGGACATGGGGACTTTGAGGATCACCTTGTTCCTCATAAGTTGGAAGCGTTGCGTGGAAGTTTCATTTCACAG ATAGCTGGTGGTTGGAGACACACAATGGCACTTACTGCTGATGGAAAACTCTATGGCTGGGGTTGGAATAAG TTCGGACAGGTTGGAGTTGGTGACAATGTCGATCATTGTTCTCCTGTTCACGTGACGTTTCCCCATGAGCAG AAAATTGTTCAAGTATCATGTGGATGGAGACACACACTTGCTATTACCGTACGACAAAATGTATTCTCTTGGGGAAGGGGTATAAATGGACAGCTTGGGCATGGGGAATCTGTTGACCG AAATACTCCTAAGATGATTGATGCACTGAGTTTTGATGGATCTAGTGGACAGCATATAGAGTCCTCAGCACTTGATCTGTCAACAG GTAAAACCTCAGTCTCCCCATCAGATAGATATGCTGTTGTTCCTGATGAAACT GGCCAAACATTCAATTCAGTCAGAGGCAAAGGGAATGAAGCAAGCGTTCCTGAAGGTGATGTCAAATGA
- the LOC119992033 gene encoding amino acid permease 4-like: MDEDEGKNQEHTQVFDITTDAAPQNGSKCFDDDGRLKRTGTVWTASAHIITAVIGSGVLSLAWAIAQLGWIGGPAVMFLFSFVSFYTSSLLSDCYRTGDPVSGTRNYTYMDAVQSLLGGAKVKACGLIQYLNIFGIAVGYTIAASISMMAIKRSNCFHESGGKNPCQISSNPYMIIFGVTEILLSQIPDFDQIWWLSIVAAVMSFTYSSIGLALGIAKVAATGSFKGSLTGISIGAISQTQKLWRSFQALGDIAFAYSYSVILIEIEDTIKSPPAESKTMKKATKISITITTVFYMLCGCFGYATFGDLAPSNLLTGFGFYNPFWVLDIGNAAIVVHLIGAYQVFSQAIFAFVEKNTRQQWPESSFINKEFKVPVPWSRSYNLNLFRLVWRTGYVILTTVISMLLPFFNDVVGILGAFGFWPLTVYFPVEMYIAQKNIQKWSTRWVCLQMLSMTCLAISIVAGAGSIAGVLLDLKVYKPFKTSY, from the exons ATGGATGAGGATGAAGGAAAGAACCAAGAACATACCCAAGTCTTTGACATCACAACAGATGCAGCTCCTCAAAATGGTTCCAAATGTTTCGACGACGATGGCCGTCTCAAACGAACTG GGACTGTATGGACTGCTAGTGCTCATATAATAACAGCTGTGATTGGATCTGGAGTGCTTTCCTTAGCATGGGCAATTGCACAGTTGGGATGGATTGGTGGTCCTGCTGTCATGTTCTTGTTCTCCTTTGTCAGCTTCTacacttcttctctcctctccgATTGTTATCGGACCGGAGACCCTGTTTCAGGCACCAGAAACTATACCTACATGGATGCAGTACAGTCCCTTCTGG GTGGAGCTAAGGTGAAGGCATGTGGGCTTATTCAGTATCTGAACATTTTTGGGATTGCAGTTGGTTACACCATTGCAGCTTCAATAAGCATGAT GGCAATTAAAAGGTCTAATTGTTTTCATGAGAGTGGAGGGAAGAACCCATGTCAAATATCAAGCAACCCATACATGATCATCTTTGGAGTGACAGAAATTCTTCTCTCTCAGATTCCAGACTTTGATCAAATATGGTGGCTCTCAATTGTAGCTGCAGTCATGTCTTTTACCTACTCGTCGATCGGTCTCGCCCTCGGAATTGCTAAAGTTGCAG CTACTGGAAGTTTTAAGGGAAGCCTAACTGGGATTAGCATTGGAGCTATTTCACAAACCCAAAAGCTATGGAGGAGTTTCCAGGCTCTTGGTGACATTGCATTTGCATATTCATACTCAGTCATACTTATTGAGATTGAG GACACAATAAAGTCACCACCAGCAGAGTCAAAGACAATGAAGAAAGCAACAAAAATAAGTATTACAATAACAACAGTTTTCTATATGCTTTGTGGGTGCTTTGGTTATGCAACTTTTGGCGACTTAGCACCTTCAAATCTACTCACAGGCTTTGGTTTCTACAACCCATTTTGGGTTCTGGATATTGGCAATGCAGCTATTGTGGTTCACCTGATTGGGGCATACCAAGTGTTTTCTCAAGCCATTTTTGCCTTTGTAGAGAAAAATACAAGGCAACAATGGCCTGAAAGCTCCTTTATAAACAAGGAATTCAAAGTCCCAGTTCCATGGTCAAGATCTTACAACCTCAATCTGTTTAGATTGGTCTGGAGGACAGGTTATGTCATCCTGACGACCGTTATATCAATGTTGCTACCATTCTTCAATGATGTTGTAGGAATTCTTGGGGCATTTGGGTTTTGGCCTCTAACAGTGTATTTCCCAGTGGAGATGTATATTGCACAGAAAAATATACAAAAGTGGAGCACAAGATGGGTCTGCCTTCAGATGCTAAGCATGACATGCCTTGCAATATCAATCGTAGCGGGTGCAGGATCGATTGCGGGTGTCCTGCTTGATCTCAAGGTCTACAAGCCATTCAAGACAAGCTACTGA